DNA sequence from the Acidobacteriota bacterium genome:
TCCGGCAACGGCCGCGCGTTCTGCGCAGGCCTCGACTTCAGCAGTTTCCGCGCGATGCAGCAGAACGCAGGGAGCAGTTCGTCGTCGCGCGAACTCGTGCAGCGCACCGACGACAACCCCGCCAACCGTGCTCAGTTCGCGGCCTGGGGCTGGCACGCGATGCCCGTTCCCGTGATCGCGGCGGTTCACGGCGTGGCCTACGGCGGCGGCTTCCAGCTCGCGCTAGGCGCCGATCTCCGCGTCGTCCACCCGGAAGCCCGGCTCTCCGTGCGCGAGATCGTCTGGGGTCTGATTCCCGACATGGCCGGTCCCCAGTTGCTGCAACACCTTGTGCGCTCCGACATCGCCAAGGAGCTGACGTTCACCGGCCGCGTGATCAGCGGCGTCGAGGCCGCGGAACTCGGCCTCGCCACCCGCCTGTCCGAACAGCCGCTCGACGACGCCCTCGCACTCGCGCGCGAGATTGCCGGCAACTCGCCGCACGCGATCCGCGCCGCCAAGCAGGTGCTCGACACCGCCCGGACGGCCAGCGTCCGCGAGGGACTCGAAACCGAGGAGCGGCTGCAGGTCAGCCTGATCGGCTCACCGAATCAGGTCGAAGCGGTGACCGCGAACATGCAGAAGCGGTCGCCCGACTTCGCCGACATCGACTGAAGCCCCGCCGGGCGCGCCGGCCACTACTCCAGGTGCCAGCCGTGGCTGTCCTCGAGCAGCGCCCGCTGTGAGTCGAACGGCGGTTCCCCTGCCTCGGGCTCGATCCGAACATAGCGACCGTCAGACTCGAGGCGGCGGCAGTTCGCCGTGTCCATCAGGTGAGGCGCCAGGATGTCGCGCAGAGCCGCCCGGCGCAGGTCCGGTTCGAGGATCGGGCAGAGCAGCTCGACGCGTCCGTTCAGGTTGCGGGGCATCAGGTCCGCGCTGCCGGTGAACAACTCCTCGTCGCCGCCGTTGCGGAAGTAGTAGAGGCGCGAGTGCTCGAGGAACCGGCCGACGATGGACGTCACCGAGATGTTCTCGGACAGGCCCGGCACCCCGGGCCGCAGGCAGCAGATTCCTCGCACCTGCAGGAGCACCTCGACGCCGGCCTGGGAGGCGCGGTACAGGGCGTCGATGCACTCCCGGTCCACCAGCGAGTTCATCTTGAAGATTAGGCGGCCGTCTCCGCGTAGCCGGTGGCCCTCGATCTCCCGGTCGATTCGCCGGATGAGTTCCCGACGCATCTGGTGAGGCGCGACCAGCAGCCGGCTGTAGCGCTCCTCGCGGACGTAGCCGGTGATCGCGTTGAACAGCTTGGCGACGTCCGAGGCGATCTCCGCGTCGTCCGTCAGGATTCCGATGTCGGTGTAGATGCGCGCCGTGACCGGGTTGTAGTTGCCCGTCGCGACGTGAACGTAGGAGTGCAGCTTTCCTCCCTCACGACGCACGACGAGACACATCTTGGCGTGGGTCTTGAGCCCCATCACGCCGTACACCACATGAACGCCCGCCGCCTCCAGCGCCCTCGCCCAACCGATATTGTACTCCTCGTCGAAGCGCGCCTTCAACTCGACCAGGACCGAAACCTGCTTGCCCTTCTGCCGCGCCTCCATCAGCGCTTCGACGACCGGCGAGTTCGCGCCCACGCGGTAGAGAGTCTGCTTGATCGCGATGACGTCGGGATCGGCAGCCGCTTCCCGTAGCAGCCGCACCACTGGAGAGAAACTGTCGTAGGGGTGGTACAGGAGGTGATCGCGTCGGCGAATGGCGCCGAACAGGGACTCCTCGCTCCTGAGCGCAGCCGGCCGCACAGGCCGGATCGCACTGTCGCGAAGCTCCGGCCGGTCGAGGAAGGCGATCTCGCTCAGGTCGGCCAGACCGAGGGGCGACGGCAGCGTGTCGACCTGGAACGGCGCCAAGCCCATGTTCTGCTCGAGGAGGGTGCGGATCCGCTTGGGCATGTCCTCGTGCACCTCGAGACGGACGACGGAACCGAAGTGCCGCTGGCCGACGACCTCGACGATCGCGGTCAGGAGGTCGCTCGCTTCGTCTTCCTCGATGTCCAGGTCGGCGTCGCGGGTGACGCGGAAGGTATAGGCCGCCGCAATCTTCATGCCGGGGAAGAGCAGGTCGAGGTTGGCCGCGATCAACTCCTCGATCCAGACGAACTTGCCGCGTCCCGACTTGCCCAGACCGAGTTCGTCGCGGCCGCCACCGGGCGCCCGCACGAGTCGCGGCAGGACCTGCGGCACCTTGACGCGGGCGAAACGCTCGCCCTGGCTGCCGTCGTCGATGACGACCGCCAGGTTCAGGCTCAGGTTGGAAACGTGGGGGAAGGGATGACTGGGATCGAAGGCGAGCGGTGTCAGAACCGGGAAGATCTCGCGCTCGAAGTAGGAGCGCAGCTTGCGCTTCTTCTTGGCCGAGAGCGAATCGTGGGAGACGATCTCGATCCCGGCATCCCTGAGCTTGGGCAGGAGATCCTCGTGCCAGCAACCGTAGACGAGCGCGCGCTCCCGCCGAAGCTGGGAACGGATGCCGGCCAACTGCTCGGACGGGGTCATGCCGTCGGGCGGCGCCTCGAGCGCGCCGCGTTCCAACTGCCGGCAGAGTCCCGACACCCGGACCATGAAGAACTCGTCCAGGTTGCTCCCGTAGATCGACAGGAACTTGACTCGCTCCAGCAAGGGATGCCGCGAATCGCGCGCTTCCTCCAGAACCCGGCTGTTGAACTGCAGCCAGCTCAGCTCCCGGTTGTTGTAGTGCTCGGGCAGGCCCGGCGCGATCGTCGGCCGCGGCGGTTCGGCCGCCGTTTCGGGCGCGGAGTCGCCAGCCGGCTCCGGGACCGACTCAAGGGACGGCTCGATCAGGTTGTCGGCGGCTGCGGATTCTGGATTCGCCACGGTAACCGCTGATTCTACACCACTTCCGCCCTCGCCGGCACCGATTCCGGCTCTACTCCGGGCGCCGCCGGATCACGACGAAGGTCACGTCGTCGGCCGGGATTCCCCCAGGCGAGAGGTCCTCGACCCAGCCCTCGAACTCCGCGACCGCCTCTGCCGCGGGAAGCTGGCCCACTTCCCGCCAGCGCTCGGCGACCGCCGCGTAGCCGATCGGCTCGCCGTCCTCGCCGAGCATCTCCGGCAAACCGTCGCTCATCAGCAGGGCCGCGTCGCCGGGTTCAAGCCACACCCGGCGATTCTCGTAGGACGCGTTCGCCAGAGTGCCGAGCGGCACGCCGGACGTCATGATCTCCTCGACCTCACCCGCCGGGGAGCGGCTTACCAGCACCGGCGGCATGCCGGCCGACGCCAGGTCGAGCGCCCCGTCCTGGTAGCGCGCCAGCACCAGGGCCATCGCCCGCCGCCCCAGGTTCATCGAGCGGATCGTCGCTGTCGCGTGGGACAGGAAGTCGGCCAGGTCAAGCAGTGCGGGAGCACCGGGTGCCGCGGGCGCCGGCGAGGCCGTGCCGCTGACCGAGCGGAAGTGGCCCATGTCCGCCGACGACAGCAGCGACTTCACCACCGTCACCATCGTCCCCGCACGGGCGCCGTGGCCGGTTGCGTCGCCGACCGCGATGGTCAGCAAACCGTCCGGCCGGAGCCGGCTGAAGTCGTAGTAATCGCCCCCGACCTCCGAGGCCGTGCGCAGGAATACGGCGATCTCCAGGTCCGGGTGCTCGGGGATGTCGGCGGGCAGCAGCGAGAGCTGGAACGTGCGCGCCTCCTCGAGTTCGCTCGTCTGCCGCTCGTTCTCCGCTTCGAGCAGGCGGCGGCCCACCTCCTGCTGACGACGGAGCCGTTCCTGCTCCAGCAACTGCCGCCGGTTCTTCTCCTGGTCGCGGGCCATG
Encoded proteins:
- the ppk1 gene encoding polyphosphate kinase 1, whose amino-acid sequence is MANPESAAADNLIEPSLESVPEPAGDSAPETAAEPPRPTIAPGLPEHYNNRELSWLQFNSRVLEEARDSRHPLLERVKFLSIYGSNLDEFFMVRVSGLCRQLERGALEAPPDGMTPSEQLAGIRSQLRRERALVYGCWHEDLLPKLRDAGIEIVSHDSLSAKKKRKLRSYFEREIFPVLTPLAFDPSHPFPHVSNLSLNLAVVIDDGSQGERFARVKVPQVLPRLVRAPGGGRDELGLGKSGRGKFVWIEELIAANLDLLFPGMKIAAAYTFRVTRDADLDIEEDEASDLLTAIVEVVGQRHFGSVVRLEVHEDMPKRIRTLLEQNMGLAPFQVDTLPSPLGLADLSEIAFLDRPELRDSAIRPVRPAALRSEESLFGAIRRRDHLLYHPYDSFSPVVRLLREAAADPDVIAIKQTLYRVGANSPVVEALMEARQKGKQVSVLVELKARFDEEYNIGWARALEAAGVHVVYGVMGLKTHAKMCLVVRREGGKLHSYVHVATGNYNPVTARIYTDIGILTDDAEIASDVAKLFNAITGYVREERYSRLLVAPHQMRRELIRRIDREIEGHRLRGDGRLIFKMNSLVDRECIDALYRASQAGVEVLLQVRGICCLRPGVPGLSENISVTSIVGRFLEHSRLYYFRNGGDEELFTGSADLMPRNLNGRVELLCPILEPDLRRAALRDILAPHLMDTANCRRLESDGRYVRIEPEAGEPPFDSQRALLEDSHGWHLE
- a CDS encoding crotonase/enoyl-CoA hydratase family protein, coding for MTDVAARPRLTVDIEAGVADVRLDRADKLNALDGAMFDALGATARELAEDSSVRAVVLSGNGRAFCAGLDFSSFRAMQQNAGSSSSSRELVQRTDDNPANRAQFAAWGWHAMPVPVIAAVHGVAYGGGFQLALGADLRVVHPEARLSVREIVWGLIPDMAGPQLLQHLVRSDIAKELTFTGRVISGVEAAELGLATRLSEQPLDDALALAREIAGNSPHAIRAAKQVLDTARTASVREGLETEERLQVSLIGSPNQVEAVTANMQKRSPDFADID